The Alnus glutinosa chromosome 7, dhAlnGlut1.1, whole genome shotgun sequence genome includes a region encoding these proteins:
- the LOC133873109 gene encoding histone H4 — protein MSGRGKGGKGLGKGGAKRHRKVLRDNIQGITKPAIRRLARRGGVKRISGLIYEETRGVLKIFLENVIRDAVTYTEHARRKTVTAMDVVYALKRQGRTLYGFGG, from the coding sequence ATGTCGGGTCGAGGAAAGGGAGGCAAGGGCTTGGGCAAAGGAGGAGCGAAGAGGCACAGGAAGGTGCTTCGGGACAACATCCAGGGCATCACGAAGCCTGCGATTCGGCGTTTGGCGAGAAGAGGTGGCGTCAAGAGGATCAGCGGCCTCATCTACGAGGAGACACGCGGCGTCCTCAAGATCTTCCTCGAGAACGTCATTCGTGACGCCGTGACGTACACGGAGCACGCCCGGAGGAAGACCGTCACCGCCATGGACGTCGTTTATGCCCTCAAGAGGCAGGGAAGGACATTGTACGGCTTCGGTGGGTGa
- the LOC133873579 gene encoding mitotic-spindle organizing protein 1B-like, whose translation MDPDAARTARESLDLAFHMSNVLDTGLDRHTLSVLIALCDLGVNPEALAAVVKELRRELQTSSSPPTSTAPSSLS comes from the coding sequence ATGGATCCCGATGCTGCGCGAACGGCGAGGGAGTCACTGGACCTGGCGTTCCACATGTCGAACGTTCTGGACACGGGGCTCGACCGCCACACCCTCTCTGTGCTCATCGCTCTCTGTGACCTGGGTGTCAACCCTGAGGCACTCGCCGCTGTCGTCAAAGAACTCCGCAGAGAGCTGCAGACCTCTTCTTCGCCCCCTACATCTACTGCTCCGTCTTCTCTTTCCTAA